A segment of the Prosthecobacter sp. genome:
CCGCGTGCGTGCCGATGGCAACACGCGCCGTGGATTATTCTGCGTCTAAATTGGCCTTCCTGTCACCCGGATGACTTCGCCGCCGAGTCCCAGCGCGAGATAGCGCCGTGACACCTCGACATACTTCAACGCGAGCCTGGCATTCGCCTGCCGCTCTTCGGATGACAGCGCGCGCACCACACGTGCCGGTGATCCAACGACCAGCGAACCCTCGGGAATAATCATGTTTTTCGTCACCAGCGCGCCGGCGGCGATGACGCTGCGCGCACCGATTTGGGCGCCGTCCAGAATGATCGCCCCCATGCCCACGAGCACCTCGTCACCCACGGTACAGGCATGCACCACGGCACGGTGGCCCACGGTCACACGTTCTCCCAACACGCAGGCACAATCATCACTCACATGCAGCACGCTGCCGTCCTGCACGTTGCTTTGCGCACCCACGATGATGCGGTTGATGTCGCCTCGCAAGACGGTGCCGTACCACACGCTGGACTCGGCATGCAGCTCCACCGCGCCAATCACAATGGCGCCGGGCGCGATGAAAACACCGTTCGCAACGGACGGATTCGCCTCAGGAAGCAAGAACTTTTTGAGGGATTGATGGCCTTCCATGCCTAGTAGAATCTGGGGTTGAGGGATTTTTGTGTTTGAGTAATAAAGGCGTAGCGCCATAAAATCAGGCCGCTTCGCCTTGTCATTCTGGCGCGGTCCACAGTCAATCCAACAACGAATCCACTCACAATCTCATGAACAAAGCTCAACTAATCGAAGCCGTGCAGAAAAATCTCGGTGGCGACACCTCCAAACGCGCCGCCAGCGACGCCTTGGATGCCGTCCTTACCGCCATCGCCAAGGGCGTGAAGGCAGGCAACGTGCAGCTCATCGGCTTCGGTACCTTCAAGGTCGCCAAGCGTGCCGCCCGCACTGGCCGCAACCCAAAGACCGGCGCAGCGATGAAGATCAAGGCCTCGAAGACCGTGCGCTTCGTCGCCTCCTCGGCGCTCAAGAACTCGCTATGATCCAGCATTCCCCTTTCACCCGCGCTTCGTCCCAAGGAGCGCGGGTTTTTCATGCCTCAATCCTTCAGCTCCTGCTCCATCCGCTCGCTCAGCCACTGCTTGATCATGCTCTGGTAGTTCAGGTAGCGGCGGCGGGCCACGCGCTTGATACGGCTCAGCATGCGCGGGTCAAAGCGCAGCGTGATCGTGGTGGACTCACGCACATCCGCGCGATGGATCGAGGACTGCATCAGCCGCGCATCAAGCTGGTGCGCCGCCCAGAACTTCACCTCCGCCTCCTCGGAATCAAAGGCGGGAACGTCCTTCCAGGCGCGGATCAGTTTCAAATCAGGTGATGCGGTGTCCATGGTCGTGATGGGTGAACTCAAATATCCTCCGCCTTCTTGCGCTCGAAGAAATCATGCTCTCCCGGAGTCATCAGCCGCGCGAAGACGACGCGGTAACGCTTCCCGTCCGTCCAGAACACGCTGAACACCGGCTTGCCTTGCAGCGACTTGCCCAGGTGGTAGTAACGGGCCTCCGCGTCCTCACTCTGGCCGTCTGGCAGAAATTTGAGCGCGAACGGATCTTCAAACGACTCCTCGATGTCCTTCGGCGGAAGTTGGGTGAGGTCAAAAGCAGCGCCGAGCCAGTCGAAGTCCATGAGTTGGGTTGGGAGGAGGTTTATTTCCGGTATTCGATCAGTTCTATCTCATAACCTTCCGGCGCGTCAATAAAGGCGAATACGCCACTGGAACTCGGTGTCGGTCCATCGGAGAGCGGATGGCCAAGGGACGCGGCATGTTTCGCAAAGGCCTCAATGCTCTCCACCTCGAAGGCCAGATGCGTCAGGTCGCTGCAAAACGTCACCGGCCCGCTGGCGGGATAGCTGCAGATCTCGATGAGCTCATCGCTGTTCGGCGTCTGCAGGAACACCAGCTCTGAGCCACGCGGCGACTTGTGGCGGCGTACTTCCTTCAAGCCGAGCACCTGGGTGTAAAAGTTGATCGTCTTTTCGAGATCATTCACCCGGTAGCGGGTGTGGAGGAGTTTTTTGACCATGACTGCACTTTAATGCCACAGTCTGCCAGACGTGGCAAACGATCCTCCATAAGGCAGAAAGCTTGATCCATTGAAGCCCGTCTCGTAAAACCTCACACATGATTCCAATCGACCTCACAGGCAAAGTCGCCCTCATTACCGGCGCATCGCAGGGCATCGGCTCACAGGTGGCTCGCACTTTTCATCAGGCAGGCGCCACTGTCGTCCTCAACCACCTCGGCAGCCCTGGCACCACGGTGAACGCTCAAACCCTCGCCGATGAGCTCAACCTCGCCCGCACCGACAGCGCCAGCATCATCGCCGCCGATGTCTCGCAGCCTGATCAGGTCCAGACGATGATGGGAGACATCCAGGCACGCCACGGAGGCCTTGATTACCTCATCAACAACGCCGCCATCATCAAGGATCGCACCATCGCCAAGATGGGTCTCGATGAATGGGACGCCGTCATCGACGTGAACCTCTCCGGCGTCTTCTACTGCTGCAAATACGCCCTCGAAATCATGCGT
Coding sequences within it:
- a CDS encoding BrnT family toxin; this translates as MDFDWLGAAFDLTQLPPKDIEESFEDPFALKFLPDGQSEDAEARYYHLGKSLQGKPVFSVFWTDGKRYRVVFARLMTPGEHDFFERKKAEDI
- a CDS encoding CopG family antitoxin, which gives rise to MDTASPDLKLIRAWKDVPAFDSEEAEVKFWAAHQLDARLMQSSIHRADVRESTTITLRFDPRMLSRIKRVARRRYLNYQSMIKQWLSERMEQELKD
- a CDS encoding SDR family NAD(P)-dependent oxidoreductase, which gives rise to MIPIDLTGKVALITGASQGIGSQVARTFHQAGATVVLNHLGSPGTTVNAQTLADELNLARTDSASIIAADVSQPDQVQTMMGDIQARHGGLDYLINNAAIIKDRTIAKMGLDEWDAVIDVNLSGVFYCCKYALEIMREHGAIVSFGSIAAIQGFFGQANYAAAKSGVQAMMRVLSREAARKQIRANAIAPGVIDTAMAATIPENVRAEMLKNVPLARFGTTEEVANVVLFLCSPLASYVTGQTIEINGGWRG
- a CDS encoding HU family DNA-binding protein is translated as MNKAQLIEAVQKNLGGDTSKRAASDALDAVLTAIAKGVKAGNVQLIGFGTFKVAKRAARTGRNPKTGAAMKIKASKTVRFVASSALKNSL
- a CDS encoding gamma carbonic anhydrase family protein; protein product: MEGHQSLKKFLLPEANPSVANGVFIAPGAIVIGAVELHAESSVWYGTVLRGDINRIIVGAQSNVQDGSVLHVSDDCACVLGERVTVGHRAVVHACTVGDEVLVGMGAIILDGAQIGARSVIAAGALVTKNMIIPEGSLVVGSPARVVRALSSEERQANARLALKYVEVSRRYLALGLGGEVIRVTGRPI
- a CDS encoding VOC family protein, with the protein product MVKKLLHTRYRVNDLEKTINFYTQVLGLKEVRRHKSPRGSELVFLQTPNSDELIEICSYPASGPVTFCSDLTHLAFEVESIEAFAKHAASLGHPLSDGPTPSSSGVFAFIDAPEGYEIELIEYRK